The Branchiostoma floridae strain S238N-H82 chromosome 6, Bfl_VNyyK, whole genome shotgun sequence genomic interval ATCAGTTTTATTAAATTAGGATATTGGATTTAACGGGAAGAATATGTGTATACAAACCCACATAAGACTTAACAACAAGGCAGCAGTCCTTAAAGGAGTATCAGATAATCTATTTTGATCAGAATGTACACAAAATACCAACTACAACAGTTGGCCTATTCACTCATTGTTGTACAAGCCAGGACAGTTGGTGCTTGTTTGTCCAGTCCTAGCTTCCTGCTGTTGACCACAAGGACCAGCGGAGTCTCCACACGGATCAAGCTGAACTGGAACTTCTGCAACAAGTATAAATTTCACATTTTAGCGTAGCATCTCCAAGGTGTATTCCATATGTCGTAGGTGAGGCTCTGCATACGAGAATTagaaaatcatttaagagaggATATGTACCTTGTCCTTGTGCTGAAAGTCTACATGTTGCAAGAAAGGCTCTGGAATGGCCACCGAGTCCCCAACAATTGTTCCATAATTAGGTGCCACGTTGTACAACGTTACTGCAAAGCAGGTGCCTTCCTTGTCGGTCAAAGCAAAGGTGCTAGAAGAGTGAAGACACATTTGTCAGTTAAAGAACCAACGTTTCAGTCTCAACAACTAAAAGCATTTGAGAAAGTTACCAATTCTTCCCTTTTCACACAAACTACAAAAGTATTGACATACTTACAAAGGAATGGTTTCCTCTGTTGTGACACTGCAAACCACTTTGCCCAACACCAGTTTATTCTTATTCAGTCCAGTAGCCAAATTTGCCAAAGTTGTCGATTCCAATGGAACTTTCTTCCCTGTTGAGCTTTCAAATGATCCGCCTCCATATGGCCCCAGGTCCTTCTCTGACAGAGACTTCAGCATGGACTGGAGTCTTTTGGCTTTCAATTTCCCCTGGAAAACAAAGAACGTATCGTAATATTGTAAAATCATTTACTTTTGTAGTCTGGTATCATCCGCGGTAGGaggaaaaagcatttttttcagtAGTCCTATATACTAGAAAACAAATTTGGGATGTCATGAAATCCCAgatctacatgtgtacatagaATTTGCTACAAAAACATAAATGTGAAATTTTCAGGATTTTATTTAGGTTTAATTAAAAAACACTGGTAATGATCCTAGCTCTTTTCAATAAGTACATTAGGATGTTTCAAGTGCACTAGGTGTGGCTCTTCCCAAACACGAGACATCAGGCTTTACGTCCCATCTGACAGGACATCCCTACTCGAAGCtaggtactttttttttacctgatcATTAATCAAGTAAGGAAATGGGtcttaagtgcctttctcaaggttAAAACACTGGGGACTGCTAGGAATGCAAACCCAAAACCTTTAGATTCAAAATCAGCACTCTAACCACAAGACTACCTTACCAAGTTACCATCCATGTCACTTTCCTCCCTACCTTGTGGTGCACCATGTCCGCCACCTTGGACAGGTAAGTGAGAAGCTGTGTCTGCTTCATGCTAGGCTGGTCCCACGTGGGGTCCAGTGCTGAAGCTTGGTCCCAGTGCATCAAGGCCAGCTGAAACTGTTCTTCATACCTTAACACCTGTCAACAGATGAAAGAAAGATATTATGAACATAACTGATAAATATCAAATATCTGGCAATGCTCATCCATTCTCCCTTGCAGAGACTCACCCAAAGCCTATATGATACACCTTGGGTAGGCTCTGATGAAAACTATGTcaaggtttccacttttgtagACATGGCTGTCAGTGATAGAAtcacctaaatattttcttcaggtaaagccaattctctgattggtagACATCTGGTTAGAAGGGAGAATACACTTATCTTCAATTTAAGCATGACTCAAACCTACAGTATTGATAAAGACATTTGTCAAATAATAGACGAGTATGTGTATGGAGGCTTGACCTACTGTTGCTTTGTTGAAGTGCAGGTCTGGATTGCTTTTGGCCACAACATCGCCCTCCTGAAAGAGTTCAAATAGTTAAATATCTGATTGGAAATAAAAGAGATTTTGTTATCTTTCCTCTTCTGAAAAGctgcaaatactagtagtacataacAATGGGACTGCCTAGCAAGACATTACAGCTGTTATTAATCTACTtttccaacataaaaaaatgatcCTATTTTACATACAGGTATTCCTGAAAAGTGTTATATAACACTTACAAATAATGTGAAATCATGAAAAAACACAAATCAATATATTCAATACAACATCTTTATTATGTGAAACATAATCTCTGTACACAGTATTGACAATGCCAGCCTTTAGGCATCTTACAGCATCCTGTAACAATTCAATGCATGCAATTCCCTGGATGCCtatcatatttcataacatGGGCATATCCATATGATACATGCAATAAATATTGGTGTcttatatcaatatcaatatcagaAAATGAATGGTTTACAGATATGTTccaaaagaatacaaaatgtCCTCATAGAGTCAATGTCTTTATGCCAGTCATTATGCATTCAGCTTCTTTTTTGAAGTTCTTTCTCAGCAAACCTTTAGTAGTCAGCTTATGGGAGTTAACATTTATCCTTGTTGCCGTACAGATGTGTTGACTAGTCAGACAAAAGCAACTTCAAGTCCTTTCAAACACATCTTTAACAAaaaggttttgacattagatCCATCCTCCAAACTTGATTTTGTTAGGAATGTACACATCTGTCAGGAAGGTTGGAGAAATGGAGATGAGAGACTGGATTTCCGCCTTTCTGTCCCTCGTCATGAATTCCTCTAGCTCTCTCCTCCACAACGGCTCTGCAGAAAGGTACGGCCTTCTTAGTAGCTCCCTTGCTTTCGCTCTATCCGAGTCAGTCATGGGTAAGAGAACATCTTCTTGGATACATAGCCGCCTGACGTCCGAAGGCAGCACTCCAAGCCACTTTAGGGTGGGTACAGTCAGGCTGTGGGATTCATGTGAAAGTGCCATGGACCCGTACTTGTATGTACACATGATTTCCATACCGTGGGGGTCAGCGTCCACCAGGGCAAAGACGGGTATGTGGAAAGCCTTCCACAGTTTGTGGACTAACATACGTGTGTTGAGGTCGGGTACCCCCTTGCCTGTGACCAAGATGCAAGGTGCCAGCTTCCTGCAGAACCCGTCGTCCAGCAACTTCTGGAAAGTGGCATCCTTTTCCACAACCAGCACAAACTTGGCGTCTGGAAGGGAAAAGAAGGACATCAGCAACTTGGTTGCAGTTTTAACACTTATCCAACCAAGTCATTTTTTAATATAATGTATATGCCATCTTAACATTTTTCATTGGTGAAATAACTCCAGCCATGAGTTTGTATATGTCTTACAACAGGGGGCTAAAATTAAATAGAGAATGATATACTGTTGACACTGGTCTATTAATAGCTTACCCATACAGACTAAAAAAGGCCAGCTTTCAATTTATGAAGTGTGATTGCAGAAAACAAGGAAATTGCTTGACACAGCTGTAGAGATTTTTCCATTGCAGAATTCCTTCCATCTTTGTCACTTTCTAAAGAATTTAAAACTTGACAGAATATTAGAAGCATTTGAAAACAGGCACACCAGAATAGAAACCCTGACTTACTTGAGTGTAGGTTTGTGATATGTTGTACGTGTGCTGGCACCATGGTCCCTCCACTTGCTACTGAGCAGTCCAGAAAACTGCCATCGCTGTCCACCAGGGTTAGATCCCCGGCTACACAACCTTTGGATGTGGCTAGGATGTGCAGACTATGCCTGGGTACTTCCAACATGCAGGCAATGTCGTCAACTATCGTGTCAAGCACACGCTGGCTACCAAACAACTTGGTGTTGTTGTAAAAGACGTCCCGTTTTGTAGAATATGTGTTCGTCTGCACAAGCCGGTAACTTATGGCAAGGACTTGTAAAGTTCTTGCGAATCTTGTAGTCGATTTTATTGCCGAGAAGTCCACCGTCTTTACTACAGGATTGTCACTGGGAACGACTCCAAAATCCTCGTCGAAGGAGACGTTTGAGGAGTTTTGCCTGTCTTTGTAAGTCAGGACAGGAGACTGTCCTTTGGACAAGGCGGCAATCATTGTCTCGGTAAGACGCTCGATAGCTCTCAACACTTGTCCCCTGGAACCATTCTCTCCATCGTCTGAGGCAGATGACTTGTCTTTCTTTGTAGAGGGTAGTCTTTTATGAACAATCTCTCTTTCACGATTCAGAAGTTCGTGGCCTAAAGTCTCAAGGGAATCCCAGAAATTGACATCGCCTTCCGTCATCGCTGAATGGTGTTGTAACGCCAAATTTTACTTTAGCACGCTCCCTCGCTCAACAGATCGATTTTCCAGCTGCATGAAGACACCAGATAATATCCTAAAGATACTGTATGGGAAGCGATACAGTTGTCATGCCACGATAACAGCTAGAAATGGGTCGTCTTGTCTCCACGTCGTCTGCTCTCGGCTTTTCGAATGTTGATGTCCGCCATTTTCTTTTTCGGGCAATACCACGGCAAACAACCGGGTAGCAGACACTAATACACACGTTTTCATACATAAGTAAAATCGAATGTTTGCAAATTAAAGACTATTACAATCTTAactatgtacatatgtatttaGAAACATTTTATTGGAGAGTGCGTAGCCTCACATTATTCTACATTCAAAACTTGGTGCAATGTACTCCCCCCATTAAAGGTCCAAGTTGGTACAGTCCCAAAGCAGACGACAGCGTGCGTGCGTCCAGCTGATAACACAGTTGTCTCCGGCCAACTTCCGTAAAAAATCACGTGGTTTCCTCACCACAAATTGTTGtaaaacatttacatcatcCGGGTATACGCCAAAAATCATTTCCCTGCCGACTCATTATGCGCTAAAGGCTGGGGCTCAATGCTGGAAGCAGTTATTTGTGAGTGTTCTATCGTTGCTAACCCAAGTTCTACCTGTTGTCAAATGCATTGTCAACCACGGTTGAAGTAGGCAttctaaaacaaacatttcacagCAGCCTCGCTAATTTCAAGTTGTGATGGCGGCAAGCGTTCAGACAGCAATAATGGACAACGCAAGTGCCATGGAAAACAACGGGACCAAATTCACAACGGAAATCGTGCATTTTGAAGAACAGGAGAGGAACATTCCAGAGGAGGGACATTTGAGAGAGGAACTTTCTCAGAAGCAAAAGCAGTCTGAACTAGCTGAGGAACTAAGGCTCCTGTCTTACTGCAGATTACATCGCCCTCTCACAGACTCTGAAGAGAGAAAGTTGAGCATCATTTTGAAAGAGCGAAGCCTGACTCGGGAAGAAGTTCGCCAAGGGTGGATGTGGAAACGGAGCAAGAACACCGCCAACCAAATATACGGTACTGCTAGAGGTAAAAATGAGTCAAGGGCAAGAAAGTGTGTATCTCTACTACAAGACGTTTCACCAGAAGTTGTAAGTGTACCAACCACAAAGGAGACAGACGCAACTGAGAGTACCTCTCCAAGCAAGCAATTTCACTCTAATCTTACGCCAAATGTCAAAAGAATGGCCAATAAAATGGGCACAAACAAGGTGGACAAATCTGAAGAATCAAGAAAAATGGAACATCTTGCTCCCAGTTCTGGCACTGGTTCGACCGTGTCCACACCAACATGTTCGCGGTCAACCTCAAAACAGGAAGTTTCAGAGGAAATCTGTTCAAAGGAAGATAAGGAAGATAATGAGGTCATCTACTACACTACTGACATGGCTGACAGTGAGAGCCTCGACAGTGTGCTGGGGGATGTTCCCCTGTACCCCGAGACAGAAATGGCTGCAGAAAAAGTAGCAAAACAAGACAGAAGCCAAGCTGACGTTGCAAGCATGATCAGCCATAGTCACCTGCCCAGGAGAGGCCTGCGGGGCCACCTTGTGAGAATGTGCTGCTGCCTGGTACCCCAGAGTGAGGAGATGGCAACAAGAGGTTTCCAGGCTCCCATGGAGCTTGTGCCAACTTCAGTGTTGAATGATAACTTCTATATCACAGCAGAGGCTAGCACTGAGGATATGTCCACTGTGCTTACAGCCGTGGATGGAGAATGACTCTTCAAACTGTGAAAGTCTGTTTCcagctttaaatgtttgttaCACCCATTCACGTTAATGTTAGGGGTgttgcaaaagaaaagaaaaggcaaAATTTGATTCCATTGGAATTTGCAAgccaatgttgttaattttgttgTTACATCTGCTATTATGAAAATATATTGTCATGTTATGAAgtacagatttttttaatgaaaggggtgattttttttccatgccaacaagaaaatttcctGGTGATCTGTGTTCATTTTAACCCGGTTTCTAGTTGGTTGAGGCAAATATAATATCAGAATAATTATTTGATGTGTTTTATCTGTGTAGATCTACCAACATCATAAGCTTTTAATGTAAAACTATATTTGCTTGAATATTATGTGTACATACATAGGTGTAGCAAGTATTTAATTGTAAAACTATCCTATCATTATGATGGACTAGAATAGTGTTATTACTAGTCACAGAATGATTTAATAGTTCCAAACTTCCCATGTTTGTTTGAGATATTAATGCTTTAGATGTAAGTCAAACCAAAGAAACTAAGTACATGTCTTCATTTCATGCTACTGTACATAAGGGAAAACAAGTCCATTATCATATTTACAATGTATGCTTGTAGCATGAATGTGaactgtttttttaataatctGTCATCTACCTTTCTACACTATAAGACCTTTAaatcatatatcatatgtgatCTGGTCAGTCTGTGTCAGTAATTATTCAAGTAAAAGTGTTGAAAGTGATAACTAAACAATATTACCTACAATACTTGACAGTCCCATAATAAACATAAAGAAATAAGATAGTTTTAATAAGTGACTAATGGATGAAATTGGGAGTTATAAGTGAGATGGAATGTACTGATTATTTGTttagaaaagtaaaaaaagagcCAACAATGCACATCTTTATTGAAATTTGTGTTTGTGAGTATTAAATCATTTCCCTCCACACTCCACCCAACACTTACCGCTTGGTTGTATGCACTCATACATTGTTTGAGAATCTGTAGATTTTGGTCACCAGAGAAGTACACAGACAGGTAGGCGTTGCCGAGAACAACTGGACAAAATATAAATGTCACATCACAAACATTAAAACATCATCAcggctgggtaccagtacagaacacTCATGTCCAGGCCCAGATCTGAACCTGCATCAGATCTTGTTGAGTGGTACAAAATGATTCTAGTCTTAAAACTTACTCAACTCATCACCTGTAGACTCATCCTTTATGCATTTGTAAATATAATGTATAGCTCAATGGAAATCAGTCAAGTCTTAGAAAGAAGTATAAACGAGGTTCAGGTAAATCTGCTCTGTATGGGCCTTAGATTGATACTTCAAGAAACAGCTAGTAAAACTCCAATTTAGTGCTACCTCCTGGACAGTACTTCTCCTAGTCATTCCAAAACTGGCcctctgatattttttttttctattttttttcttgcagatTGGTCTAgtaaggaaaaaaagttatgtaCCAGTCCATTGGATCAGTatccactaggggtgggtaccggtacagaaaattcaggtccaggttcggttcaggtccaaaggatcaggtccaggtttggacctgaacctgattcattattcgagaacttgtgaatggacaatactaaaaacaatggtccactTTGCAACAAAGAaactgttttgtggagtattcgacacCCATTggtgttttgaaatcctacaggGCTACCTGCCTCTGtactgactgtaaaacttggtagaaatggctATAGACTTTCCACCACTTTGCtcgttattttcctcgaccggtaagccctgaaacgtgaatgcctgatcatattaTCTGTTccttttccaataggtccaacatctagTCCACagaattttttcttttttcaggttcgtttttccggaccggtccaataagaaaaaacggttttgtaccggtacactgtatcCACCCATAATATCTACCTTTAAACGTAAAAATAGATATGACAACAAATGTATACACAACAGTAATAATATAGAGCAATCTTTAAAGAGTTGTCATTTGCAAATTTTACACTAGAAATGACAAAGTCTTACACCATGAAGTGCCATCATTGACATCCAGTTGTACAGCTTCCTTGGCTACAGTCACACTCTCCTGGATGTTCTTGAGTCGATCTACAGGGTCTGTACCAAGCTGACGTAAGACCATGGACAGATTCCTCAGCGACACTTTGTTCCTGGACTGTGAGAGAAATAAAGCGCTATtgccagcccgaccgcgggtcggatcaccctccggccttcggccgtcgggcgatccgacccgcagcCGGGCTgggacctcgggtgatacggaatacactgtgttgcaTTCTATATGTACTCAACAAGTCCTAGGCCACATGATTGTCCCTAATTCAGGCTATAGACCTTGTCATGGAGACAAACTGTCTATGTATGACACCACATTACTTTCAGGGGTGTCAGCCAATAATGCAGCAATACCTGAAAGTGCCCAAATGACTGTGGGACTTAAATaactacccaaataccaaaatTCATACAGAACAATCAATAGGATTTGGGACTTATAGGTGCATACACAACAGAAACTCCTGGCCCCCATTAGAGGTGAACCCTAGCTCTTACTGGAGGCAAAATATGCTTAGAGTTATAAGTAAGGTCCTACCTTGGTAAGAGCTCCAGAGAAACAGTTTTTGGCAGCCTCCACATCTCCTTTCTTCCAGTAGCACTCACCAAGGTTGTTCCATGCTTCCACAAGGGAGGGATCTAACTTAACTGCCTTGGAGAGCATGTCAAGAGCTTCCGGGTCAAAATCTGAGGTGACATTCAGGGCGCGGCCTCTCTGCATGTAAACCTGTGCCTTGTTAGGGCATATCTCTGTGTGATGAAAAGTTGCAGCATGAATGCTTTAGTGTAAAACATGATGGTGGTAGCATTACTACTAGTAAGAAAGGCAAACAATTAACTCCTTGAAAATGAACTCTGAGGCATTGTGATCAGttggtatttgtttatttgtatgtttgctttggTGTGCGTCCACAGTCATGTGAATATTGCACAGTGGCAGCATATAAGGCAGAAGTGGTATAATACTAATAGAAGAATACTTTGAGAATCCAAAGCATACTTTTGTCTCAGGCTCAATGATGTCATAGTTGACAACCAAGATGACTCATGGCTACACCGATGCAGTAATGTCAGGTCATTAGGAGTCAGGTCACTTAGAGTTAGAGGTTTCACAATGATGTTCAACTTATTGAATAAGTCTCTTCCTAATAAACGTGAAAATAAAGCTAGTAGTAGTGGACATTACGATCATCCACTATCAAAAGGTAAGAATATCACCTTGTAACTCATCAAGCAGCTTGATGGCCTTTGACACCTCTGCTTTCACATCCTCAGCCTTCTGTGCTGCTTGGTCAATGCCATGTTGCTCGAAGTAATGGTCCCTGAACTCGTACAGCTTATCAACTGTGACCTTCATGGTGAGAAATAACAGAAGGAACATTCTTAGTAATCTTAGCCTTAAATCATATCACTGAATACATATGT includes:
- the LOC118417549 gene encoding tetratricopeptide repeat protein 5-like; this encodes MAEVATVGPVGEGGDGDTSVLHQLKVTVDKLYEFRDHYFEQHGIDQAAQKAEDVKAEVSKAIKLLDELQEICPNKAQVYMQRGRALNVTSDFDPEALDMLSKAVKLDPSLVEAWNNLGECYWKKGDVEAAKNCFSGALTKSRNKVSLRNLSMVLRQLGTDPVDRLKNIQESVTVAKEAVQLDVNDGTSWFVLGNAYLSVYFSGDQNLQILKQCMSAYNQAEGDVVAKSNPDLHFNKATVLRYEEQFQLALMHWDQASALDPTWDQPSMKQTQLLTYLSKVADMVHHKGKLKAKRLQSMLKSLSEKDLGPYGGGSFESSTGKKVPLESTTLANLATGLNKNKLVLGKVVCSVTTEETIPFTFALTDKEGTCFAVTLYNVAPNYGTIVGDSVAIPEPFLQHVDFQHKDKKFQFSLIRVETPLVLVVNSRKLGLDKQAPTVLACTTMSE
- the LOC118417550 gene encoding meiotic recombination protein SPO11-like, with protein sequence MTEGDVNFWDSLETLGHELLNREREIVHKRLPSTKKDKSSASDDGENGSRGQVLRAIERLTETMIAALSKGQSPVLTYKDRQNSSNVSFDEDFGVVPSDNPVVKTVDFSAIKSTTRFARTLQVLAISYRLVQTNTYSTKRDVFYNNTKLFGSQRVLDTIVDDIACMLEVPRHSLHILATSKGCVAGDLTLVDSDGSFLDCSVASGGTMVPAHVQHITNLHSNAKFVLVVEKDATFQKLLDDGFCRKLAPCILVTGKGVPDLNTRMLVHKLWKAFHIPVFALVDADPHGMEIMCTYKYGSMALSHESHSLTVPTLKWLGVLPSDVRRLCIQEDVLLPMTDSDRAKARELLRRPYLSAEPLWRRELEEFMTRDRKAEIQSLISISPTFLTDVYIPNKIKFGGWI